One Tachysurus vachellii isolate PV-2020 chromosome 18, HZAU_Pvac_v1, whole genome shotgun sequence DNA segment encodes these proteins:
- the LOC132860844 gene encoding ethanolamine-phosphate cytidylyltransferase-like gives MMKNGHHQAVTAGDEAESKPAAVACSPEKRRRVVRVWCDGCYDMVHYGHSNQLRQAKSMGDYLIVGVHTDEEISKHKGPPVFTQAERYKMVRAIKWVDDIVESAPYVTTLETLDKYNCDFCVHGDDITLTVDGKDTYEEVKKSGRYRQCKRTQGVSTTDLVGRMLLMTKAHHSNIGSSDYQQHTDNFGRGPKGHSPWTGVSQFLQTSQKIIQFASGKEPQPGDTIIYVAGAFDLFHIGHVDFLEAVYKLSDKPYVIVGLHFDQEVNRYKGKNYPIMNIHERTLSVLACRYVSEVVIGAPYTVTKDLLDHFKVDLVCHGKTEVFPDRDGSDPYAVPMRKGILRIVDSRNTLTTDDIVQRIIKNRLLFEARNQKKEAKEMAMIQAMKRREEEKAKERSQAVL, from the exons ATGATGAAAAACGGACACCATCAGGCGGTAACAGCGGGCGACGAGGCGGAGAGCAAACCGGCGGCAGTCGCCTGCAGTCCCGAGAAGAGGAGACGCGtcgtgagagtgtggtgtgacgGATG CTATGACATGGTCCATTATGGACATTCAAACCAACTACGACAAGCCAAGTCTATGGGGGATTATCTCATAGTGGGAGTGCATACTGATG AAGAGATTTCGAAGCACAAGGGCCCACCTGTCTTCACACAGGCCGAGAGGTACAAGATGGTGCGCGCCATCAAATGGGTGGATGACATAGTGGAGAGTGCACCGTATGTTACCACTCTGGAGACTCTGGACAAGTACAACTGTGACTTCTGTGTACATGGAG ATGACATCACTCTGACAGTAGACGGAAAGGACACATATGAAGAGGTGAAAAAGTCAGGCAGATACAGGCAA TGTAAGAGGACACAGGGTGTGTCCACCACAGACCTGGTTGGCCGCATGCTCCTGATGACTAAAGCTCATCACAGCAACATA GGAAGTTCAGATTATCAGCAACACACAGACAACTTTGGAAGG GGTCCAAAGGGTCACAGTCCCTGGACAGGCGTGTCTCAGTTTCTGCAGACGTCCCAAAAAATCATCCAGTTTGCCTCGGGGAAGGAGCCGCAGCCGGGGGACACCATTATATATGTGGCTGGCGCCTTTGACCTTTTCC ATATTGGCCATGTGGATTTTTTGGAGGCAGTTTACAAGCTTTCGGACAAGCCATACGTTATTGTCGGATTACATTTTGATCAG gaGGTGAATCGCTACAAAGGAAAGAATTATCCCATCATGAACATCCATGAGCGAACACTGAGTGTTCTGGCCTGTCGG TATGTCTCAGAGGTGGTCATTGGAGCTCCATACACAGTTACAAAGGATTTGCTAGACCATTTTAAG GTGGATCTTGTTTGTCATGGAAAGACTGAAGTGTTTCCAGACCGAGATGGCTCAGACCCCTATGCT GTACCTATGAGGAAAGGTATACTGCGGATTGTGGATAGTAGAAACACTCTCACCACCGATGACATTGTGCAGAGGATAATAAAAAACAG GCTGCTGTTCGAGGCCAGAAACCAGAAGAAGGAGGCGAAGGAGATGGCAATGATCCAAGCCATGAAGCGGCGGGAGGAGGAAAAGGCTAAAGAGAGATCTCAGGCTGTGCTATAG